Proteins from a single region of Leuconostoc gasicomitatum LMG 18811:
- a CDS encoding aminoacyl-tRNA deacylase: MAKKKIKKTLPEQIMDKHGVTYEPLTLNILDKSEKERDTILNTYNVKHDDIYKTLAASGDRTGPLIAVLPITKHLSMKKLAAVSGNKKVTMLSLKDLQKTTGYVHGANNPIGIWQNKHFPIYIDTTAKNAEYFLVSGGELDRSDKINPNDIAELINAPFVDLLEHD; encoded by the coding sequence ATGGCAAAGAAAAAAATAAAAAAAACACTTCCCGAACAAATAATGGATAAACATGGCGTGACTTATGAACCATTAACACTCAATATTTTGGATAAGTCTGAAAAAGAACGCGACACAATACTCAACACTTACAATGTCAAACACGATGATATTTACAAAACTTTGGCCGCTTCAGGTGATAGAACTGGTCCGCTAATAGCAGTTTTGCCAATTACAAAACATTTATCAATGAAAAAACTAGCCGCAGTATCTGGTAATAAAAAAGTAACCATGTTATCACTTAAAGATCTACAAAAAACAACTGGTTATGTTCATGGTGCTAACAATCCAATAGGTATCTGGCAGAATAAGCACTTTCCGATCTATATTGACACCACGGCTAAGAACGCTGAGTACTTTTTAGTTAGTGGCGGTGAACTCGATCGTTCAGATAAAATTAACCCAAATGACA
- a CDS encoding GntR family transcriptional regulator, whose translation MSEAIYVTVQADLKQKIYQGEFPNLKLPDERSLAEQYGVSRSSIKRALNVLVQQGVIFKKRGSGTFVNPLYLKNNAIFQHEGSNLGVTDSFRVDGQAPSIELLDFQVVAATPEQQQALFLNDGDFVYEIKRLRRLAGEPFMIERGYVPIAVVPGLNREIVSGSVYEYIEKTKHRTVTKSFMTIMAEPSTSEDRELLELKVNEPVGIMEGIFFMDDGTPLEFSTMRLHYKYLRYNAFVSLDAE comes from the coding sequence ATGTCAGAAGCAATTTATGTAACCGTGCAAGCGGATTTAAAACAAAAAATTTACCAAGGTGAATTTCCAAATCTAAAATTACCAGATGAACGTTCATTGGCTGAGCAATATGGTGTATCGCGCTCATCCATTAAGCGTGCGCTGAATGTTTTGGTACAACAAGGGGTTATTTTTAAAAAACGTGGCAGTGGCACATTTGTCAATCCACTTTATTTGAAGAATAATGCTATTTTTCAACATGAAGGTTCAAATCTCGGAGTAACGGATTCTTTTCGTGTGGATGGACAAGCACCAAGTATTGAATTGCTCGACTTTCAAGTTGTAGCCGCGACACCGGAGCAACAACAAGCATTATTTTTAAATGATGGCGATTTTGTTTATGAAATCAAGCGATTACGTCGATTAGCAGGTGAACCATTTATGATTGAACGTGGTTATGTACCAATTGCCGTTGTGCCAGGTTTGAATAGAGAAATTGTTTCAGGATCAGTGTATGAGTACATTGAAAAAACTAAACATCGCACAGTAACAAAATCATTCATGACAATTATGGCTGAACCATCAACCTCGGAAGATCGAGAACTACTGGAACTTAAAGTGAATGAACCGGTAGGGATTATGGAAGGCATTTTCTTCATGGATGATGGCACGCCCTTAGAGTTTTCTACTATGCGTTTGCATTATAAATATTTACGCTATAATGCGTTTGTTAGCCTTGATGCTGAATAA